Proteins encoded together in one Candidatus Woesearchaeota archaeon window:
- a CDS encoding type II/IV secretion system ATPase subunit, whose translation MAIKDEYKFLSSDMPISVKIYAKAGEYVPIYEISIAAISKNTEIILEKIRQELIKEVSLGIVEIADIKKAGIIEEKFRDMIAVLVKRYFPDVDEKTTAFLTTYLIQRSLGLGNLEILMGDANLEEVAINNADEAVWVYHRKYGWLKTNIKVASEEQITHYATMIGRKVGKQITVLAPLMDANLETGDRVNATLSPISAKGNTITFRKFASKPWTITDFIETNTISALAASLIWLAVQYELSTLITGGTATGKTSALNVMSVFFPPNQRIISIEDTRELQLPSFLHWIPMVTRLPNIEGKGEISMLDLLVNSLRMRPDRIIVGEIRRKREAEVLFEAIHTGHSVYATVHANNVQETITRLTSPPIEVPKTMLPAISMIVVQYRNRRTGIRRTFQIAEILPDARPNILVQFDTYKDILQNVNKPVALFNTLQLYTGLSKKEIEDDLKIKEKVLKYLVGNKINTVESVGRVMAEYYTDKDNLMAFVNKNKLLGGLK comes from the coding sequence ATGGCAATAAAAGACGAATATAAGTTTCTCTCAAGCGACATGCCTATTTCTGTAAAGATATACGCAAAGGCAGGAGAGTATGTTCCGATATACGAGATTTCAATTGCAGCAATAAGCAAGAACACTGAAATAATACTCGAGAAGATAAGGCAGGAGCTTATAAAGGAAGTCAGCCTGGGCATAGTTGAAATTGCAGATATAAAAAAGGCAGGCATTATAGAGGAGAAATTCAGGGACATGATTGCAGTCCTTGTAAAGAGGTACTTTCCTGATGTTGACGAAAAGACAACAGCATTTCTTACGACATACCTTATTCAGAGAAGCCTTGGGCTCGGCAATTTGGAAATCCTTATGGGTGATGCAAATCTGGAAGAGGTTGCCATCAATAATGCTGATGAAGCTGTCTGGGTTTACCACAGAAAATACGGGTGGCTGAAAACAAACATAAAGGTTGCCAGTGAAGAGCAGATCACCCATTACGCAACAATGATTGGAAGAAAGGTCGGAAAGCAGATTACTGTCCTTGCGCCATTAATGGATGCCAACCTGGAAACCGGGGACAGGGTCAATGCAACATTGTCTCCGATATCGGCAAAGGGGAACACGATAACTTTCAGAAAATTCGCATCAAAGCCATGGACTATAACAGATTTTATCGAAACCAATACAATCTCGGCTTTAGCTGCTTCGCTCATATGGCTTGCTGTGCAGTACGAGCTCTCTACTTTAATAACCGGCGGAACAGCTACCGGAAAAACATCAGCATTGAATGTCATGTCTGTATTTTTTCCTCCCAATCAGAGAATAATAAGCATAGAAGACACAAGAGAATTGCAGCTGCCGAGCTTTTTGCACTGGATACCCATGGTCACAAGGCTGCCAAATATAGAAGGCAAAGGGGAGATATCAATGCTTGACTTGCTGGTCAATTCATTAAGGATGAGGCCGGACAGGATAATTGTCGGAGAAATAAGGAGAAAAAGGGAAGCAGAAGTTTTATTTGAAGCGATACATACCGGGCACAGCGTTTACGCGACTGTCCATGCAAACAATGTGCAGGAAACAATAACAAGGCTGACAAGCCCGCCGATTGAAGTGCCAAAGACAATGCTGCCTGCAATTTCAATGATAGTTGTACAGTACAGAAACAGGAGAACAGGGATAAGGAGGACATTCCAGATTGCAGAGATACTGCCTGATGCAAGGCCAAATATACTTGTCCAGTTTGACACTTACAAGGATATACTTCAGAATGTCAACAAGCCTGTTGCGCTTTTTAACACATTGCAGCTGTACACTGGGCTTTCAAAAAAAGAGATAGAAGATGATTTAAAAATCAAGGAAAAGGTGCTGAAATACCTGGTTGGCAATAAGATCAACACTGTTGAAAGCGTTGGCAGGGTTATGGCCGAATATTATACTGACAAGGATAATTTAATGGCATTTGTGAATAAAAATAAATTATTGGGTGGTTTAAAATAG
- a CDS encoding type II toxin-antitoxin system HicB family antitoxin, which translates to MRKQIHNFTVVIEKDEDGYYVGSVPALRGCHTQGKTLDELLKNIREAIELCLQVEKEIPGGEFVGIQQVQVEV; encoded by the coding sequence ATGAGAAAACAAATACATAATTTTACTGTAGTAATAGAAAAAGACGAGGATGGATATTATGTAGGCAGCGTGCCTGCTCTTCGCGGATGCCATACACAAGGCAAAACTCTAGATGAATTGCTGAAAAATATAAGAGAAGCGATTGAATTATGCCTGCAGGTAGAGAAGGAGATTCCTGGAGGAGAATTTGTAGGCATACAGCAGGTGCAGGTTGAAGTATGA
- a CDS encoding type II toxin-antitoxin system HicA family toxin, whose product MVSFAIIRILKKIGFEEVRQHGSHNYFKHPDGRATVVPVHSGRDIGRGLLKKILNEIEVSREEFLNGIK is encoded by the coding sequence ATTGTGTCTTTTGCTATAATAAGAATTCTGAAGAAAATAGGTTTTGAAGAAGTGAGGCAGCATGGCAGCCATAATTATTTTAAGCATCCTGACGGAAGAGCAACTGTAGTTCCAGTTCATTCAGGAAGGGATATAGGAAGAGGCCTGTTGAAAAAGATTTTAAATGAGATAGAAGTAAGCAGAGAAGAATTTTTGAATGGGATAAAGTAA
- a CDS encoding HIT domain-containing protein: MGQKKIEENCIFCKIVKGESPCHKIWEDKKHLAFLSIFPNTEGCSVIITKQHYSSYPFDLPDYVLKELIMATKKAAKLLDKKLEDVGRTAMIFEGFGIDHVHAKLFPMHGTANMKEWRPIKSDVNKYFKKYEGYISSHDYARADDKALEKLAKKIRNKD, translated from the coding sequence ATGGGGCAGAAAAAAATTGAAGAAAACTGCATATTTTGTAAAATTGTTAAAGGGGAATCACCTTGCCATAAAATATGGGAAGATAAAAAACATCTTGCATTTTTATCCATCTTTCCAAACACAGAAGGGTGTTCGGTGATTATTACAAAGCAACATTATTCGAGCTATCCGTTTGATTTACCCGACTACGTACTGAAAGAACTTATCATGGCCACTAAGAAAGCAGCTAAATTGCTTGACAAAAAACTTGAAGATGTTGGAAGGACTGCGATGATTTTTGAAGGCTTTGGGATAGACCATGTTCATGCAAAATTATTTCCGATGCATGGGACTGCAAATATGAAAGAATGGAGACCTATAAAATCAGATGTTAATAAATATTTCAAGAAGTACGAGGGATACATTTCTTCACATGATTATGCGAGAGCAGATGATAAAGCTCTTGAAAAATTGGCCAAAAAAATAAGAAATAAAGACTAA